The Vespa velutina chromosome 4, iVesVel2.1, whole genome shotgun sequence genome has a window encoding:
- the LOC124948659 gene encoding zinc finger protein 569-like, giving the protein MKSEITCKSKKSENISMLRNKRSLKERRLTLENHNYDLRQTKETSNVIDKITRNQEALTCVTNDFRCNKRSTIIAYLAEKHNGNGRTSEDGNCKKKREFVCIVCDLVYAKKETLRSHFVRKHTQHYCYICKFCGKQFKIKSDLTTHTRLIHQESPVICDVCGKTCKNSHSLYIHQKHAHYKAKFECPMCHKRLVTKENLDQHVLTQHEKKEKSVCEKCGKTFIENYDLRKHMRIHTGDKPYICTVCGRAFATHSSLSQHLLLHTGERIYTCDVCSKSFAQKAGLICHRKNHSGTLPPLPVIHIDHILKEFKKK; this is encoded by the coding sequence ATGAAATCAGAAATAACATGCAAAAGCAAGAAATCGGAGAATATATCTATGTTGAGAAACAAACGTTCTTTAAAAGAACGTAGACTGACGTTAGAGAATCACAATTACGATTTACGTCAAACAAAGGAGACTTCAAATGTCATTGacaaaataacaagaaatcAAGAAGCATTGACTTGCGTGACAAACGACTTCAGATGCAACAAGAGATCAACTATAATAGCTTATCTGGCGGAGAAACACAATGGGAATGGTAGAACGAGCGAAGATGGGAACTGCAAGAAAAAACGTGAATTCGTTTGTATCGTTTGTGATTTGGTATAtgcaaaaaaggaaacattgaGATCACACTTTGTACGAAAGCATACTCAACATTATTGTTACATCTGCAAATTCTGTGGCaaacaatttaaaatcaaGAGTGATCTTACGACTCATACGAGACTGATTCATCAAGAATCACCAGTGATATGCGACGTCTGTGGAAAAACTTGCAAGAACAGTCATAGTTTGTATATTCATCAGAAACATGCTCATTACAAGGCAAAGTTTGAATGTCCAATGTGCCACAAACGTTTGGTAACCAAAGAGAACTTGGACCAACACGTTTTGACACAAcacgagaaaaaggagaagtcTGTTTGTGAAAAATGTGGCAAaactttcattgaaaattatgatCTCCGTAAACACATGAGAATTCATACAGGTGACAAACCCTACATCTGTACTGTTTGTGGTAGAGCTTTTGCTACTCACAGTAGTCTTAGTCAACATCTTCTTCTACATACTGGCGAACGAATTTATACCTGTGATGTTTGTAGCAAGTCTTTCGCTCAAAAGGCCGGTCTTATATGCCACAGGAAGAACCATTCAGGAACTCTACCACCACTACCTGTTATACACATCGATCACATCCTAAAAGAATtcaagaagaaatga
- the LOC124948658 gene encoding gastrula zinc finger protein XlCGF7.1-like has product MDNEDNTRKETSVFFVDRFKNETTTLNIKGSSKKKINKNVECDHCQRKFLKKSNLIEHLKQHKHKCTDCSKTFSLRRYLISHTERIHRRQIYECSVCEYKSNNKGTLKNHYIRLHTNSYDYSCDTCGKQFKIKKALNHHVKQNHSGAPPIVCDVCGHFSKNLHALKAHMKYRHYKPEFVCCICRRGMTTRENLEQHLAWHENREKVLCPTCGKRFRGRDLDSHMRIHTGVKPFPCPVCGKSFRRQTAQEQHVLIHTGKRPYICDICGQAFAQKPGLICHRKRHPGPLPPLPVVSVKSIVTEFTREYTTKNTIKIE; this is encoded by the coding sequence ATGGATAACGAGGATAACACTCGAAAGGAAACGTCTGTTTTCTTTGTAGATCGTTTCAAAAATGAAACGACTACATTGAATATCAAAGGGtcatcaaaaaagaaaataaataagaatgttGAATGTGATCATTGTCAGCGAAAATTCCTGAAGAAGAGTAACTTAATAGAACATTTGAAACAACACAAACATAAATGTACCGATTGTTCGAAGACGTTTAGCCTTCGACGTTATTTAATCTCTCATACTGAGAGGATTCACCGTCGTCAGATTTACGAATGTAGCGTTTGCGAATACAAAAGTAATAACAAGGGTACATTGAAGAATCATTATATTCGTCTACATACCAACAGTTATGATTATTCTTGCGATACTTGTGGCAAACAGTTCAAGATCAAAAAGGCTTTGAATCATCACGTTAAACAGAATCACAGTGGTGCACCACCTATCGTATGCGACGTTTGTGGACACTTCAGCAAGAACCTTCATGCGTTGAAAGCTCACATGAAGTATAGACATTATAAACCTGAGTTCGTGTGTTGTATTTGTAGACGTGGCATGACGACTCGTGAAAATCTTGAACAACATTTAGCTTGGCACGAGAACAGAGAAAAGGTTCTTTGTCCCACATGTGGAAAAAGATTCCGAGGTCGTGATCTTGATTCCCACATGCGAATACACACTGGTGTCAAGCCCTTTCCCTGTCCAGTTTGTGGTAAATCCTTCAGAAGGCAAACTGCTCAAGAACAACACGTTCTTATACACACCGGAAAGAGACCATACATTTGTGATATTTGTGGACAGGCCTTTGCACAAAAACCAGGCCTAATTTGTCATAGAAAAAGACATCCTGGTCCTTTGCCACCTCTACCAGTAGTGTCTGTTAAAAGTATAGTT